One window from the genome of Anopheles merus strain MAF chromosome 3R, AmerM5.1, whole genome shotgun sequence encodes:
- the LOC121595194 gene encoding protein POLR1D-like — translation MVAMNGQPQLIPGVVRKAAVSLQPKPSPCNVKAIPKPYPQNGIIPGSIRPVASNVCYGKAPVAIVPAPSTPCTTTGADQLTSRAVEEILRETRLGKMRAEERGSTAWRPCPLRKTNKRFLNRTLESMVKHNARVKQNTSHRSLLKLTELVRKGNEDIRERSSKPTKEKKRDRYKKNDKSHTTVIDLATDSD, via the exons ATGGTAGCGATGAATGGCCAACCGCAACTGATACCAGGTGTCGTGCGTAAAGCGGCTGTTTCTCTGCAACCGAAACCCTCGCCCTGCAATGTAAAGGCCATCCCAAAGCCGTATCCGCAGAATGGTATCATTCCCGGTTCGATAAGACCGGTCGCGTCTAACGTTTGTTATGGGAAGGCCCCTGTCGCTATTGTACCTGCTCCCAGCACACCTTGCACAACGACCGGTGCCGATCAGTTGACCAG CCGAGCGGTTGAAGAGATCCTGCGCGAGACGCGGCTGGGGAAAATGCGCGCCGAAGAACGTGGCTCCACCGCCTGGCGACCGTGTCCGTtgcggaaaacaaacaaacgcttcCTAAACCGAACGCTGGAATCGATGGTGAAGCACAACGCGCGCGTAAAACAGAATACATCCCATCGGTCACTGCTCAAGCTGACCGAGCTGGTACGGAAAGGGAACGAAGATATACGGGAACGCTCCAGTAAACCGACGAAAGAGAAGAAACGCGATCGGTACaagaaaaatgataaatcTCACACCACAGTGATCGATCTCGCTACAGATAGTGACTGA
- the LOC121595190 gene encoding uncharacterized protein LOC121595190 — protein sequence MSVQRWLSIFLFGANVLAGLLVTGCLASEAAVGSSGSTTELLLHKLPVPIAVPTVETLPRAPSRYDGETPGADGNAFVAADIINLDRDGAVSFIPRRDVRYQRAVPPEYAGASALPHCETFTMGDPDTKTLYNPGWPGNYPNNSDCVVVLEAPVGFLVRLDFRDHFHVEPSEECKYDFLEIRDGAHGFSTLIGKYCGQTYPPMITSKERFLWLHFHSDENIEYNGFVVVYDYVPRPTSSIYDDESCRMEVSGMEGFVNRTDVPREKQQTVIEHGLSLDCMWVVTVADGWKIQLSFLKFKLERPNDCESNFVDVFTERTDLPSRLKNFCGSIADSVVSRSNVLHIRFFAEAAAINSTFSILFTAFREKAAGETCDDTEYDCEDATCISGELRCNGRINCRFRWDEDECQKQAAAQSEHVIIIVIVFGLILGGMILLFLFNCSRKIIRDHKIIREHIRQSRESKLNELGRHSTKKLVDLDITKLPPPAFDKEPLNVLEGGGGATNASNGQYYRELGIGSVGGGSAGSGGGGTGPHMFSSRIDIKADPQQADVLRGSYQEDPLSRSGTLGRDGGMCDMACQTRESLFQPVFKSKLNQSPNQLQNSIRFSTFGYESQQQQQQQQQQQQQQEQLPAVTPPPPRVKHHHHHHHHHHGGTLDGTKSSKVNRIELEDLSPPGSGGGYDDRGDETALHQLDQQHGHSHGHAHHTHQHPHAHQKMAHDRTNLTETGGGPGRGGGGSGGAGSYGADIRKSAPDVIIMTSSH from the exons ATGAGTGTCCAGCGCTGGCTGAGCATTTTCCTGTTCGGTGCCAACGTTTTAGCAG GTCTCCTAGTGACGGGCTGCCTTGCGAGCGAGGCTGCCGTTGGTTCCAGCGGCTCCACcaccgagctgctgctgcacaagctgCCGGTACCGATTGCGGTGCCAACCGTGGAAACGTTACCCCGAGCCCCGAGCAGGTACGATGGGGAGACACCGGGCGCAGACGGTAACGCGTTCGTGGCGGCCGACATCATCAACCTCGACCGGGACGGTGCGGTCAGCTTTATACCGCGCCGGGACGTGCGGTACCAGCGGGCGGTACCGCCCGAGTATGCCGGTGCGTCCGCCCTGCCCCACTGCGAAACGTTCACGATGGGCGATCCGGACACGAAAACGCTGTACAATCCGGGCTGGCCGGGCAATTACCCGAACAACAGCGACTGCGTGGTGGTGCTGGAGGCACCGGTCGGTTTTCTCGTGCGGCTCGACTTCCGGGACCACTTTCACGTCGAACCGTCGGAGGAGTGCAAGTACGACTTTCTCGAG ATCCGTGACGGTGCGCACGGCTTCTCGACGCTGATCGGGAAGTACTGCGGTCAAACCTACCCGCCCATGATCACCTCGAAGGAGCGCTTCCTGTGGTTGCACTTCCACTCCGACGAAAACATCGAGTACAACGGGTTCGTCGTCGTGTACGATTACGTGCCGCGGCCTACTTCGT CCATCTACGACGACGAAAGCTGCCGGATGGAAGTTTCCGGCATGGAGGGGTTCGTCAACCGTACCGATGTGCCGCGCGAAAAGCAACAAACCGTGATCGAGCATGGGCTGTCGCTGGACTGCATGTGGGTCGTCACGGTGGCGGACGGGTGGAAG ATTCAACTATCCTTCCTCAAGTTCAAGCTGGAGCGACCGAACGATTGTGAAAGCAACTTTGTGGACGTGTTCACCGAACGGACGGACCTACCATCGAG ACTGAAAAACTTTTGCGGCTCCATCGCCGACTCGGTCGTATCGCGCTCGAACGTTCTGCATATCCGCTTCTTCGCGGAAGCGGCCGCCATTAATTCCACCTTCTCCATCCTCTTCACTGCATTTAGGGAGAAGGCAGCCGGTGAAA cctGTGACGATACGGAGTACGATTGCGAGGACGCGACCTGTATATCCGGCGAGCTGCGCTGCAACGGCCGCATCAACTGCCGGTTCCGGTGGGACGAGGACGAGTGTCAG aaacaagCGGCCGCCCAATCGGAgcacgtcatcatcatcgtgatTGTGTTCGGGCTCATCCTCGGCGGCATGATACTGCTGTTCCTGTTCAACTGCAGCAGGAAGATTATCCGCGACCACAAGATCATCCGCGAGCACATCCGGCAGTCGCGGGAAAGCAAACTCAACGAGCTCGGACGTCATTCGACGAAGAAGCTTGTTGATCTGGACATTACCAAGCTGCCGCCGCCCGCGTTCGACAAGGAGCCGCTCAACGTGCTGGAGGGTGGTGGCGGTGCGACGAACGCGTCCAATGGGCAGTACTATCGCGAGCTGGGCATTGGGAGCGTTGGTGGAGGAAGTGCAGGAAGTGGTGGCGGTGGAACGGGACCGCACATGTTTAGCAGCCGGATAGACATCAAGGCGGACCCGCAGCAGGCGGACGTGCTGCGGGGCAGCTACCAGGAGGATCCACTGTCCCGGTCCGGAACGCTCGGGCGGGACGGCGGCATGTGTGATATGGCGTGCCAGACGCG GGAATCGCTCTTCCAGCCGGTGTTTAAAAGCAAGCTCAACCAATCACCGAACCAGCTGCAAAATAGCATACGCTTCTCCACGTTCGGGTACGAAagtcagcagcaacagcagcagcagcagcagcagcagcagcaacaggagcAGCTTCCTGCCGtcacaccgccaccaccgcggGTGaaacaccatcatcaccatcatcatcaccatcacggCGGGACGCTCGACGGTACGAAAAGCTCCAAGGTGAACCGGATCGAGCTGGAGGACCTATCGCCCCCTGGGTCGGGCGGCGGGTACGATGACCGTGGCGACGAGACGGCACTGCACCAGCTGGACCAGCAGCATGGCCACTCGCACGGTCACGCCCACCACACCCACCAGCATCCGCACGCGCACCAAAAGATGGCGCACGACCGCACCAACCTGACTGAAACTGGCGGCGGTCCTGGACGAGGTGGCGGCGGCAGTGGTGGCGCTGGTTCGTACGGGGCCGACATCCGGAAGTCGGCACCGGACGTCATCATCATGACCTCCTCCCATTGA